One genomic region from Spirosoma sp. KCTC 42546 encodes:
- a CDS encoding NAD-dependent epimerase/dehydratase family protein, giving the protein MTSSLPNSVFITGATGFIGSHIARRYLADGYIVTALYRPQSGYGLLTDVADQITWHEGDVLDIPSLETAILPGIDVIHAAAIVSFVPKDRDRMEQINVEGTANVVNVCLNTGIRKLGYVSSVAALGRPVAKGGKANEPVVIDEDQKWVDSPNNSLYAKTKYWAELEVWRGQSEGLTVVMVNPSVVLGVGDWNRSSLQLIKYVYDEKPFYPAGLVNYVDVLDVTDALVELMQSDITAQRFVLNGGTIPYRSLLEQIAAALNKRPPTRRVAPALTRLLWPIEAVRAWITGRAPLITRETARSASSLYEYNGQKIKQTLDFQYRPLSETLRRITDAFRTR; this is encoded by the coding sequence ATGACCTCATCACTACCTAATTCTGTTTTCATTACCGGTGCAACCGGCTTCATTGGGTCCCACATTGCCCGGCGGTATCTGGCCGATGGGTACATCGTTACGGCTTTGTATCGCCCGCAAAGTGGCTATGGATTACTGACCGACGTAGCCGATCAGATTACCTGGCATGAGGGTGATGTGCTGGATATTCCGTCGCTCGAAACGGCCATCTTACCAGGTATAGATGTGATTCATGCCGCTGCAATTGTCTCATTTGTTCCGAAAGATCGCGACCGCATGGAACAGATCAATGTAGAAGGAACGGCCAACGTTGTAAATGTCTGTCTGAATACGGGTATCCGAAAGTTAGGTTATGTCAGTTCGGTTGCCGCTCTGGGTCGACCAGTGGCGAAGGGCGGGAAGGCAAACGAGCCCGTTGTGATCGACGAAGATCAGAAATGGGTGGACTCGCCGAATAACTCACTCTATGCCAAAACCAAATACTGGGCCGAGTTGGAAGTCTGGCGCGGGCAGTCCGAAGGGTTGACTGTGGTCATGGTCAATCCGTCCGTCGTTCTCGGTGTGGGCGACTGGAACCGAAGCAGCTTACAACTCATTAAATACGTTTACGACGAAAAACCGTTTTACCCGGCTGGCCTGGTCAATTATGTGGATGTACTCGATGTAACAGATGCACTCGTGGAATTAATGCAGTCCGATATAACGGCCCAGCGGTTCGTTCTCAATGGGGGCACCATTCCGTATCGTTCCTTGTTAGAACAGATAGCAGCCGCATTGAACAAGCGCCCACCAACCCGGCGGGTAGCCCCTGCGCTAACGCGGCTGCTCTGGCCTATCGAGGCCGTTCGGGCATGGATAACCGGTAGGGCACCGCTTATCACCCGCGAAACAGCTCGGTCGGCGAGTTCACTTTACGAGTACAATGGGCAGAAAATTAAGCAGACGCTTGATTTTCAGTACCGACCATTAAGCGAAACATTACGGCGAATAACCGACGCGTTTCGTACACGTTAG
- a CDS encoding tetratricopeptide repeat protein, translating to MEQEFEEREGDIKESIRRFEQMLDQQQSQFFDLDVYEQMVEHYLNQGDLDKALKAAESGLENFPYALELMLDKAQILANFQRFDESLELLERASLFNPGDLDVPFMQGSVLNMAGRYEESIQVLEELLDRAEDKDDILFQLGQSYQNWGKYDEAITQYKKSIALNINNENALYELAFCLDVTGELENSLSYYQQLIDTDPYSYNAWYNMGIAYSKLARYSEAAEAYDYAVIIKDDFASAHFNLGNTYMNLGLFEKAEHCYRETLKYEEATADTYCHLGASLEKQDRLPDAIKEYREAIKLDAMWDEAWYGIGVCLSESGKWYEALPFLQKAVKLNDQNGEYYIAIAETEYKVGNVLSSVEAFEKAAEVDAENPDVYLTWSLVPFDQGDFLRANDIIQSGINDMPTDADLYYRSAVYLIHAGHYREALIQLEAALSLDYDAHVQLFEFFPELEKQKALYKIIQQYKKE from the coding sequence ATGGAGCAAGAGTTCGAAGAACGAGAAGGCGATATTAAAGAATCAATCCGGCGTTTTGAGCAGATGCTGGACCAGCAACAAAGCCAGTTTTTCGACCTGGATGTCTATGAACAGATGGTTGAGCATTATCTTAACCAGGGTGACTTAGACAAAGCGCTGAAAGCCGCTGAATCCGGTCTGGAAAACTTTCCCTATGCGCTGGAATTAATGCTCGATAAAGCCCAGATTCTGGCTAATTTTCAACGGTTCGATGAATCGCTGGAGTTACTGGAACGGGCTTCGTTGTTTAATCCCGGAGATCTCGACGTACCGTTTATGCAAGGCTCTGTGCTGAACATGGCCGGGCGGTATGAAGAATCCATTCAGGTGCTGGAAGAACTGCTCGATCGGGCTGAGGATAAGGACGACATCCTGTTTCAGCTTGGGCAGAGTTACCAGAACTGGGGGAAATACGATGAAGCCATTACCCAGTACAAAAAGTCGATCGCGCTGAATATTAACAATGAAAACGCGCTGTATGAGTTGGCGTTCTGTTTGGATGTAACGGGCGAGTTGGAGAATAGTCTGTCTTATTATCAGCAACTGATTGACACAGATCCCTATTCGTACAATGCCTGGTATAACATGGGTATTGCCTACAGCAAGTTAGCCCGGTATTCAGAAGCTGCCGAAGCCTACGATTACGCCGTTATCATTAAAGATGACTTCGCGTCCGCCCATTTCAATTTGGGTAATACCTATATGAATCTGGGGTTGTTCGAGAAAGCCGAACATTGTTATCGGGAGACGTTGAAGTACGAAGAGGCTACCGCCGATACGTATTGCCACCTTGGGGCGAGTCTGGAAAAACAGGATCGCCTGCCCGACGCTATTAAAGAGTATCGTGAGGCTATCAAGCTGGATGCCATGTGGGACGAAGCTTGGTATGGCATTGGCGTCTGCCTAAGCGAATCGGGCAAGTGGTATGAAGCCCTGCCGTTTCTGCAAAAAGCAGTCAAATTGAATGATCAGAACGGTGAATATTACATTGCCATCGCCGAAACCGAATACAAAGTTGGCAATGTATTGTCGAGTGTGGAAGCGTTCGAGAAAGCAGCCGAAGTAGATGCCGAAAACCCCGATGTGTATCTGACCTGGTCATTAGTGCCGTTCGACCAGGGTGATTTTCTTCGGGCGAATGATATTATCCAGTCAGGCATCAATGATATGCCGACCGATGCTGATTTGTATTATCGCTCAGCGGTTTATCTGATTCATGCCGGTCATTACCGCGAAGCATTGATTCAACTGGAAGCCGCCTTGTCACTTGACTATGATGCGCACGTTCAGTTGTTCGAGTTCTTTCCTGAACTGGAAAAACAGAAAGCGCTGTACAAGATCATTCAGCAGTATAAAAAGGAATAA